A window of the Thalassospira sp. TSL5-1 genome harbors these coding sequences:
- a CDS encoding PAS domain S-box protein, with translation MFGIQSDATSILEAIKRSQGTIEFTLDGTITDANEKFLSLMGYGLGEVVGQKHSIFVHPDDAKSADYQDFWRRLRGGESFSAVFRRIAKGGREVWIQATYNAVLDRKGNPYKVFKVATDVTESRLQAADHAGQVDAIRRSQAVIEFDLQGNVLYANAHFLSAMGYRIDEIKGRHHRMFVDEGYVQSPEYTDFWRRLAAGEYLSGEYQRYGKNGREVWIQATYTPIVDMAGRPFKVVKYALDVTDAKKTAIDHAAQIEAVHKVEAAISFDMNGKILDANKLFLDLMGYRLDEIKGKHHQMFVSKEMAQSSEYKTFWDTLKGGQYLVSDFKRIAKGGKEVWIHGSYNPVFDLNGKPFKVVKFASDITANIRARNVLQELAEGSSESAELIASASEEMLASIREISSNMFKTKAIADEIVSKSDAAENVRLDLERTSEAMEGVVDIIRTLAEQVNLLALNATIEAARAGDAGKGFAVVAGEVKSLATQTAKATDEIAAQIEAMQKITSRVTRSTQDISGSASSVADYVNAVASAIEEQTAVTHDISRNIEVVFRGIVELTECVRGVAK, from the coding sequence ATGTTCGGTATTCAGTCTGATGCGACAAGTATTCTTGAGGCGATCAAAAGGTCCCAGGGCACCATCGAATTTACCCTTGATGGGACGATTACGGATGCCAATGAAAAGTTTCTGTCGTTAATGGGATACGGGCTTGGCGAGGTGGTGGGGCAGAAACACAGTATTTTTGTTCATCCTGATGATGCAAAATCGGCCGACTATCAGGATTTCTGGCGCCGCCTACGGGGTGGGGAATCGTTTAGTGCCGTGTTTCGCCGGATTGCCAAAGGTGGCCGTGAAGTCTGGATACAGGCGACTTATAATGCGGTTCTTGATCGTAAGGGAAACCCTTACAAGGTTTTTAAGGTCGCGACCGATGTGACCGAAAGCCGTTTGCAGGCGGCGGACCATGCCGGGCAGGTTGATGCCATCCGTAGATCCCAGGCGGTGATTGAATTCGATCTTCAAGGAAATGTGCTTTATGCCAATGCGCATTTTCTGTCGGCAATGGGCTACCGGATTGATGAAATCAAAGGTCGGCATCATCGTATGTTTGTTGACGAGGGGTATGTGCAAAGCCCGGAATATACCGATTTCTGGCGTCGGCTGGCTGCCGGGGAATATTTGAGTGGTGAATATCAGCGGTATGGCAAAAACGGACGCGAAGTCTGGATTCAGGCAACCTATACCCCGATTGTTGATATGGCGGGTCGCCCTTTCAAAGTGGTGAAATACGCATTGGACGTAACAGATGCCAAGAAAACAGCCATTGACCATGCGGCCCAGATCGAGGCCGTGCATAAGGTCGAGGCCGCGATTTCATTTGATATGAATGGCAAAATTCTGGATGCGAACAAGCTGTTTCTTGATCTGATGGGCTATCGCCTCGACGAGATCAAAGGCAAGCATCATCAGATGTTTGTCAGCAAGGAAATGGCACAAAGTTCTGAATACAAGACATTCTGGGATACGCTAAAGGGCGGACAATATCTGGTGTCCGATTTCAAACGCATTGCAAAAGGCGGCAAGGAAGTCTGGATTCATGGCAGTTATAATCCGGTTTTTGATTTGAATGGCAAGCCGTTCAAGGTGGTCAAGTTTGCGTCTGACATCACCGCGAATATCCGTGCGCGTAACGTGTTGCAGGAACTGGCAGAGGGATCGTCAGAAAGTGCCGAACTGATTGCCAGTGCATCAGAAGAAATGCTGGCATCGATCCGCGAGATCAGCAGCAATATGTTTAAAACCAAGGCCATCGCCGACGAAATTGTGTCCAAAAGTGATGCGGCGGAAAATGTCCGGCTAGATCTGGAACGGACATCCGAGGCGATGGAAGGCGTTGTTGATATTATCCGAACACTGGCCGAGCAGGTAAACCTGCTGGCTTTGAATGCCACCATTGAAGCGGCGCGTGCCGGTGATGCCGGAAAGGGATTTGCCGTCGTTGCAGGCGAGGTTAAAAGCCTTGCGACCCAAACAGCGAAGGCAACAGACGAAATTGCCGCCCAGATCGAGGCCATGCAAAAGATTACCAGCCGTGTGACCCGTTCGACACAGGATATTTCAGGATCGGCCAGTTCCGTAGCCGATTATGTAAATGCAGTCGCCTCGGCAATCGAGGAGCAAACGGCCGTAACTCATGATATTTCCCGCAATATCGAGGTTGTTTTCCGGGGTATTGTTGAGCTGACTGAATGTGTGCGGGGGGTTGCAAAATAG
- a CDS encoding polysaccharide lyase encodes MAGKQGLWIVAALCVLAGAMGAKAGDMVPQTQQPASPDAVSRGNFGPFVRSLNDRAYGYQLVPDPAVAADRAGSGQPARIVEKFEVHPGDCGGDNAIDCGRDRERSELSERGARNPAGSTYWYRWSLYIPTDFVDVSPTKVALGQFHQEDSHPAWMFEVDGSGYHLDDHVTGKKPRYHTLIKAGDLRGRWHDIVVFAHWSKDDSGILRVWADNDLKFDYQGPTMTAEKIYFKYGLYRSFVSRYQNANETDKVPAQTVYFTNVRRADRREGLGS; translated from the coding sequence ATGGCTGGAAAACAGGGTTTATGGATTGTTGCGGCATTATGTGTGCTGGCGGGCGCGATGGGTGCGAAGGCTGGGGATATGGTGCCGCAAACGCAGCAACCGGCCTCTCCTGATGCCGTTTCGCGAGGCAATTTTGGCCCGTTCGTCCGTTCCCTGAATGATCGTGCCTATGGCTATCAGCTTGTGCCGGACCCGGCCGTGGCCGCTGACAGGGCAGGGTCCGGTCAACCCGCCCGGATCGTTGAAAAATTCGAGGTTCACCCCGGTGATTGCGGCGGCGATAATGCGATTGATTGCGGCCGGGACCGTGAACGTTCCGAGCTGAGCGAACGGGGCGCACGTAACCCGGCGGGCAGCACATACTGGTATCGCTGGTCGCTTTATATCCCCACGGATTTTGTTGATGTCAGCCCCACCAAGGTTGCTTTGGGGCAATTCCATCAGGAAGATAGCCATCCGGCCTGGATGTTCGAGGTGGACGGGTCAGGTTACCATCTTGATGATCATGTGACGGGGAAGAAACCGCGTTATCATACCCTGATCAAGGCAGGAGACTTACGCGGGCGCTGGCATGATATCGTTGTTTTTGCCCATTGGTCGAAGGATGACAGCGGTATTTTGCGGGTGTGGGCCGATAACGATTTGAAATTCGATTATCAGGGGCCGACCATGACCGCCGAAAAAATCTATTTTAAATATGGGCTCTATCGGTCCTTTGTTTCACGTTATCAAAATGCCAATGAAACTGATAAGGTCCCGGCACAAACCGTATATTTCACCAATGTCCGGCGGGCGGACAGACGGGAAGGTTTAGGGTCTTAA
- a CDS encoding YitT family protein: protein MGDTHQKQAAPAIDPADMKPAKAKTETKTPDQTIAHRKYEDALALVLGTMIVSLGVTLYSQAILITGSTAGAALLIHHASGLGFGIVFFALNLPFYWLSFKRMGWEFTLKTFVAVGLVSAFSRLTPLWIDIESLHPLYAALIGGGLMGVGLLMLFRHRAGLGGINILALYLQEHHGIRAGYFQLGVDTTIMVCALFILPFDKVLLSLAGAAVLNMIIALNHRPGRYFTAR, encoded by the coding sequence ATGGGCGATACACATCAGAAACAGGCTGCCCCCGCGATTGACCCGGCGGACATGAAACCGGCAAAAGCCAAAACAGAGACCAAGACACCCGACCAAACCATCGCGCATCGCAAATATGAGGATGCACTCGCCCTTGTTCTTGGCACCATGATTGTTTCGCTGGGTGTAACCCTGTATTCGCAGGCCATTCTGATTACCGGCAGCACGGCAGGCGCGGCACTTCTGATCCATCACGCCAGCGGCCTTGGCTTTGGTATTGTTTTCTTTGCCTTGAACCTGCCGTTTTACTGGCTGTCCTTCAAACGCATGGGATGGGAATTTACCCTTAAAACTTTTGTTGCCGTGGGCCTGGTTTCGGCCTTCTCACGGTTAACCCCGCTATGGATCGACATTGAAAGTTTGCATCCGCTGTATGCCGCACTCATTGGCGGCGGCCTGATGGGGGTTGGCTTGTTAATGCTGTTTCGCCACCGTGCCGGGTTGGGCGGCATCAATATTCTAGCCCTTTATTTGCAGGAACATCACGGCATTCGCGCGGGTTATTTTCAGCTTGGCGTCGATACCACCATTATGGTCTGCGCGCTGTTTATCCTGCCGTTTGACAAGGTTTTACTGTCATTGGCCGGGGCTGCGGTTCTAAATATGATCATCGCGCTCAACCACCGGCCAGGACGTTATTTTACAGCACGGTAA
- a CDS encoding aldo/keto reductase, translating into MITRDIHGVSIPALGFGTYELDSAAAETMVAKAAEIGYRHFDTAQMYHNEDGVGRGLKASGLSRDNYFLTTKVWYDKFQSGDLQTSVVESLRKLDLDHVDLLLLHWPNDEIPLEETVAALNEVRNLGMTKHIGISNFPTALIEKAVKYSNLPLLCNQVEYHPYLSQKTVLDCLKKHDMLLTAYCPLARANVLKDETLVAIGKEHGKSAPQVTLRWLLQQDNVMAIPKSGSPKNAKANFDIFDFELSDEEMATIHNLARPDGRLIDPDFAPKWDDAA; encoded by the coding sequence ATGATCACTCGTGATATTCACGGCGTTTCAATACCTGCGCTTGGTTTCGGGACTTATGAGCTTGATTCTGCTGCGGCCGAAACGATGGTGGCAAAGGCCGCCGAGATTGGCTACCGCCATTTCGACACAGCCCAAATGTATCACAACGAAGACGGTGTCGGACGCGGCCTTAAGGCAAGCGGGCTTTCGCGCGACAATTATTTTCTCACCACAAAAGTCTGGTACGACAAATTTCAAAGTGGCGATTTGCAAACGTCGGTTGTTGAATCCCTGCGCAAGCTGGACCTTGACCATGTAGACCTTCTGCTGCTGCATTGGCCCAATGACGAGATTCCGCTGGAAGAAACCGTTGCCGCCCTTAACGAGGTGCGCAATCTGGGCATGACCAAACATATCGGCATTTCCAACTTCCCAACGGCACTAATCGAAAAGGCCGTAAAATACAGCAACCTGCCACTTTTATGTAATCAGGTCGAATATCACCCGTATCTGTCACAAAAAACGGTTCTCGATTGCCTGAAAAAGCACGACATGCTGCTAACCGCCTATTGCCCACTGGCACGCGCCAATGTGCTAAAGGACGAGACCCTGGTTGCGATTGGCAAGGAACATGGCAAGTCCGCCCCCCAGGTAACATTGCGCTGGCTTTTGCAGCAGGACAATGTCATGGCCATTCCCAAATCGGGCTCGCCCAAAAATGCCAAGGCCAATTTCGATATTTTCGATTTTGAGCTAAGCGATGAGGAAATGGCAACCATCCACAACCTTGCCCGCCCCGACGGACGACTGATCGACCCGGACTTCGCCCCAAAATGGGATGATGCCGCCTGA
- a CDS encoding GTP-binding protein — translation MALGTEQNERIAVTVITGFLGSGKTTLLNALLAHEDMHNTAVLINEFGEIGLDHLLVQEISEDVMLLNSGCICCSVRGDLINGLRDLFVRRVRGEVAAFNRVVIETTGLADPAPILHTLMTDPLLTNKFRLDSVVSTVDGVYGNGQLDDHVESVKQAAVADRILITKADLATEETLLTLEERLHKLNPAAPLYRVHMGQVEPEKLFNAGLYNPLTKSMDVQKWLREEAYADSATSHNHAHDDDHHHDHSNDEHEHRHGHHHDVNRHDDHIASFCLTFDEPLHWDAFVTWAEIFTQMRGENLLRIKGILNLVGEDCPVAIHAVQHIFHPPATLPAWPNDDHRSKLIFITRDLGPEVIRESLLQLNAAIDETSGADAHHQA, via the coding sequence ATGGCCCTTGGCACTGAACAAAACGAACGGATCGCCGTAACCGTTATTACCGGCTTTTTGGGTAGCGGCAAAACCACGCTGCTCAATGCTCTGCTGGCGCATGAAGATATGCACAACACTGCTGTTCTGATTAATGAATTTGGCGAAATCGGCCTTGATCATTTGCTGGTGCAGGAAATTTCCGAAGATGTGATGTTGCTTAATTCCGGCTGCATTTGCTGTTCGGTGCGGGGCGACCTGATTAACGGATTACGCGACTTGTTTGTTCGTCGTGTACGGGGCGAAGTAGCCGCCTTTAACCGCGTGGTGATTGAAACCACGGGCCTTGCAGACCCGGCCCCCATCCTGCACACATTGATGACCGACCCGCTTTTGACCAACAAATTCCGCCTTGATAGCGTGGTCAGCACAGTGGACGGCGTTTATGGCAACGGGCAGCTTGATGACCATGTTGAAAGTGTTAAACAGGCGGCTGTTGCGGACCGTATTCTGATCACCAAGGCCGACCTCGCAACCGAAGAAACCCTGCTGACCCTTGAAGAAAGACTGCACAAGCTCAACCCTGCCGCCCCGCTTTACCGAGTGCATATGGGCCAGGTCGAACCCGAAAAACTGTTTAACGCCGGTCTTTATAACCCGCTGACCAAATCGATGGATGTCCAGAAATGGCTGCGTGAAGAGGCCTATGCCGACAGTGCCACCAGCCATAATCACGCCCATGATGATGATCATCATCACGATCACAGCAATGATGAACATGAACACCGTCACGGCCATCATCATGATGTGAACCGCCATGACGATCATATCGCCTCTTTTTGCCTGACATTTGATGAACCGCTACACTGGGATGCCTTTGTCACCTGGGCAGAGATTTTTACCCAAATGCGCGGCGAGAATCTTTTGCGCATCAAAGGCATTCTTAATCTGGTTGGAGAGGACTGCCCGGTCGCCATTCATGCGGTGCAACATATATTTCATCCCCCCGCCACCCTACCCGCCTGGCCCAATGATGACCACCGTTCCAAACTGATTTTCATCACCCGTGATTTGGGACCGGAGGTTATTCGGGAATCACTCTTGCAGCTCAATGCCGCCATTGACGAAACATCCGGTGCAGATGCACATCATCAAGCTTAA
- the hisI gene encoding phosphoribosyl-AMP cyclohydrolase: MTNAFAAIADRLKFNEQGLIPAIAQQHDSGEVLMMAWMNRDAVIETLSTGRVCYFSRSRGKLWRKGESSGQEQHLVDFRYDCDQDTVLVQVEQKGVACHTGRRNCFYFAVRDGFETIIAEPEISAEDLYGKQK, translated from the coding sequence ATGACCAACGCCTTTGCCGCAATCGCAGACCGTTTGAAATTCAACGAACAGGGGCTGATCCCGGCCATCGCCCAGCAGCATGACAGCGGCGAAGTTTTGATGATGGCCTGGATGAACCGGGATGCCGTGATCGAGACGCTGAGCACCGGGCGCGTGTGTTATTTTTCCCGCTCGCGCGGCAAATTATGGCGCAAGGGCGAAAGCTCCGGCCAGGAACAGCACCTGGTGGATTTCCGCTATGACTGTGACCAGGACACCGTTTTGGTGCAGGTGGAGCAAAAAGGTGTCGCCTGCCACACCGGACGGCGGAACTGTTTTTACTTTGCCGTGCGCGACGGGTTTGAAACCATTATTGCCGAGCCGGAAATTTCTGCCGAAGACCTTTATGGCAAACAGAAATAA
- a CDS encoding Fur family transcriptional regulator produces the protein MTDLFPEKGHDHGRCIDSALRQAEDVAQANNARFTDMRRRVFTLIWQSHKAITAYELLDSLQAEGVRAQPPTVYRALEFLVGLGLIHRIESLNAYFGCDMPHYEHLGQYFICRNCGRVAEAVNDDMSNAVHAAARAVGFRIEATTIEIKGLCHDCATH, from the coding sequence ATGACGGACCTTTTCCCCGAAAAGGGGCATGATCACGGCCGCTGTATTGATAGCGCCCTTCGGCAGGCAGAAGACGTTGCCCAAGCCAATAATGCCCGCTTTACCGACATGCGTCGCCGCGTTTTCACCCTGATCTGGCAGTCGCACAAGGCGATTACCGCTTATGAATTGCTCGATTCCCTGCAGGCCGAAGGGGTGCGTGCCCAGCCGCCCACGGTGTATCGGGCGCTGGAATTTCTGGTGGGTTTGGGGTTGATCCACCGGATTGAATCGCTCAATGCCTATTTTGGCTGCGATATGCCCCATTACGAACATTTGGGGCAGTATTTTATTTGCCGCAATTGTGGCCGTGTTGCCGAGGCCGTGAATGATGACATGAGCAACGCCGTCCATGCTGCTGCGCGCGCCGTCGGGTTTCGCATCGAAGCCACCACCATTGAAATCAAGGGGTTATGCCATGATTGTGCCACTCATTGA
- the znuC gene encoding zinc ABC transporter ATP-binding protein ZnuC, whose amino-acid sequence MIVPLIEGQGLTLSFGGEAVLDNVSLAIGKGEIMTLIGPNGAGKSTLVKALLGLLPVQSGIITRKPGLRVGYVPQKLAIDRVLPMTVKRFLNLTHHCSLAERTEVLAHVGASHVLNSQIGDLSGGETQRVMLARALLLKPDLLVLDEPTQGVDVAGQAELYRLIETIRKEQGCAVLMISHDLHLVMAKTDKVVCFNRHVCCSGLPETVRQHPEYRSLFGYRAADAIGIYHHEHDHEHDISGQVVDGCGHDHAHHHNHNHGHSHTHTPRAKEHLNG is encoded by the coding sequence ATGATTGTGCCACTCATTGAGGGGCAGGGGTTAACCCTTTCTTTTGGCGGGGAAGCCGTGCTGGACAATGTTAGCCTTGCCATTGGCAAGGGCGAGATCATGACCCTGATCGGCCCGAACGGGGCGGGGAAATCAACGCTGGTCAAGGCGTTGCTGGGTCTGTTGCCTGTACAGAGTGGCATCATTACCCGCAAGCCGGGGCTCAGGGTGGGCTATGTGCCGCAAAAGCTGGCAATTGACCGTGTTTTGCCCATGACGGTCAAACGTTTCCTGAACCTGACCCATCATTGTTCCCTGGCGGAGCGGACGGAAGTTTTGGCCCATGTTGGGGCCAGCCATGTGCTGAACAGCCAGATTGGCGATCTTTCAGGCGGGGAAACGCAGCGTGTGATGTTGGCCCGCGCGCTTTTGCTCAAACCCGATTTGCTGGTGCTTGACGAACCAACCCAAGGGGTTGATGTGGCGGGGCAGGCAGAGCTTTATCGCCTGATCGAAACCATCCGCAAGGAACAGGGCTGTGCCGTTTTGATGATTTCGCACGATTTGCATCTGGTCATGGCAAAAACGGACAAGGTTGTGTGCTTTAACCGGCATGTATGCTGTTCCGGCCTGCCTGAAACTGTGCGCCAGCACCCGGAATATCGTTCGCTGTTTGGCTATCGTGCCGCAGATGCGATTGGCATTTATCATCATGAACATGACCACGAACACGATATTTCCGGCCAGGTGGTGGACGGGTGCGGGCATGATCATGCCCATCATCACAATCATAATCACGGCCACAGCCACACGCATACTCCCCGCGCAAAGGAGCATTTAAATGGATAG
- a CDS encoding iron chelate uptake ABC transporter family permease subunit, with amino-acid sequence MDSFLLRAITGGVLLALVCGPFGTFIVWRRMAFFGDTLAHSALLGVAVGLLFGIDVRLGMIITCLMAALLLALGQRQSKLGSDTVLGMLAHSTLALGMVALAFVQGVAVDIMAYLFGDILAINTADLWLLGLGGGAAVLALVAMWRPLLALTVSPEIAAAEGVPVERLRLVFMLLMALVIGIAIKIVGVLLITALLIVPAASARFFSRTPEQMAVGAALFGVAAVLAGIALSWHVDSPAGPSIVISAAGLFLVSSAVAPLLRRLAHLSK; translated from the coding sequence ATGGATAGTTTCCTGTTGCGCGCCATTACCGGCGGGGTGCTACTAGCCTTGGTGTGCGGGCCGTTTGGCACCTTTATCGTTTGGCGGCGGATGGCCTTTTTTGGCGATACGCTGGCCCATTCTGCCCTGCTGGGTGTTGCGGTGGGGTTGCTGTTTGGCATTGATGTGCGCCTTGGCATGATTATCACCTGCCTGATGGCGGCGTTGCTTTTGGCGCTGGGCCAGCGGCAAAGCAAACTTGGCAGCGATACGGTATTGGGCATGCTGGCCCATTCAACCCTGGCGCTTGGCATGGTCGCACTCGCCTTTGTGCAGGGTGTTGCGGTTGATATTATGGCCTATCTGTTTGGTGATATTCTGGCAATTAACACCGCAGATCTTTGGTTGCTGGGCCTTGGCGGCGGTGCGGCGGTTTTGGCCCTGGTTGCTATGTGGCGGCCTTTGCTGGCCCTGACGGTATCGCCTGAAATTGCCGCAGCCGAGGGCGTGCCGGTGGAGCGCCTGCGCCTTGTTTTCATGCTGCTTATGGCGCTGGTAATTGGCATTGCCATTAAAATTGTCGGGGTGTTGCTGATTACCGCCCTGTTGATTGTGCCTGCCGCCAGTGCACGGTTTTTCTCGCGCACGCCAGAGCAAATGGCCGTTGGTGCGGCCCTGTTTGGGGTGGCGGCGGTGTTGGCCGGGATTGCCCTGTCCTGGCATGTCGATAGTCCGGCCGGCCCCAGCATTGTTATTTCTGCTGCTGGCCTGTTTTTGGTCAGTAGCGCCGTTGCGCCGCTTTTGCGACGACTGGCGCATTTATCCAAATAG
- the metC gene encoding cystathionine beta-lyase, translated as MSANKDFKPSTRLVHAGRRSREYHGVVNPPVMHASTILFENLEALDKASPLPHGKDFYGRHGTPTRFLLEEAVAELEGGYGTLCVSSGVSAITNAILAFVKPGDHVLITDSTYFPTRNLANTFLKKFGVEVEYYDPTLGADIAGIVRDNTTVIWCESPGSLTFEMQDIPAIAKAAHAKNAKVLLDNTWAGPTLCRPFELGVDVSIQAGTKYIVGHSDVMMGTITAATAEDFNTCIKQVMISGDSIGPDDCYLAQRGLRTLNVRLRQHHESGLAIAKWLQSRPEVSRVLHPGLPDDPGHAIWKRDFIGASGLFSFVLHPVERPQLAKMLDHMDLFGMGFSWGGFESLLLPSDPKNIRTAATWNDPGQLVRIHVGLEDTDDLIADLKAGFERLKSA; from the coding sequence ATGTCGGCTAACAAAGATTTCAAACCCTCGACACGACTGGTTCACGCCGGGCGCCGGTCCCGCGAATATCATGGTGTCGTCAACCCGCCCGTGATGCACGCATCTACCATCCTGTTTGAAAACCTTGAAGCCCTGGATAAAGCCTCCCCCCTGCCGCATGGCAAAGATTTTTATGGCCGCCACGGCACACCAACGCGATTTTTACTGGAAGAAGCGGTTGCAGAGCTTGAAGGTGGTTACGGCACCTTATGCGTATCATCAGGCGTTTCAGCAATCACCAACGCCATTCTCGCCTTTGTCAAACCGGGCGACCATGTGCTGATTACCGATAGCACCTATTTCCCGACGCGGAACCTTGCCAACACCTTTTTAAAGAAATTCGGCGTCGAGGTTGAATATTACGACCCCACCCTGGGGGCCGATATTGCCGGTATTGTGCGTGACAATACCACCGTCATCTGGTGTGAAAGCCCCGGTTCTCTGACCTTTGAAATGCAGGATATTCCGGCCATAGCCAAGGCCGCGCACGCAAAAAATGCCAAGGTTCTGCTTGATAATACCTGGGCCGGGCCAACCCTGTGCCGCCCATTTGAACTGGGTGTGGATGTATCAATCCAGGCGGGCACAAAATATATCGTCGGCCATTCGGATGTGATGATGGGTACCATCACCGCCGCGACCGCGGAGGATTTTAATACCTGCATCAAACAGGTCATGATTTCGGGCGATTCGATTGGGCCGGATGACTGTTATCTGGCACAGCGCGGCCTTCGCACTCTGAATGTGCGCCTGCGCCAGCATCATGAATCGGGCCTTGCCATTGCCAAATGGCTACAATCCCGCCCGGAAGTCAGCCGCGTTCTGCATCCCGGCCTGCCCGATGATCCGGGCCATGCGATCTGGAAGCGTGATTTTATTGGTGCCAGCGGCCTGTTTTCCTTTGTGCTGCATCCGGTTGAACGCCCGCAACTGGCAAAAATGCTCGATCACATGGATCTGTTTGGCATGGGCTTTAGCTGGGGTGGCTTTGAAAGCCTGCTTTTGCCCTCTGATCCGAAAAACATCCGTACCGCCGCCACATGGAACGACCCCGGCCAGCTGGTGCGCATCCATGTGGGGCTTGAAGATACCGACGATCTGATCGCCGATCTAAAAGCAGGGTTTGAACGGCTGAAATCGGCCTAA
- a CDS encoding threonine/serine dehydratase: MIQLQDFRAARRLISPHMRVTPVFAIGKPDFGTGFSDASAMPNLFLKLENLQVSGSFKARGAMNAALNLDESVRQKGLVTASGGNHGMGVINAARVLKVPVKIFLPTNTPKPKVTKLRKSGVDVTLTGTVWDEANHAAITHARDTGMAYIHPFADPNVIAGQGTIALELLEQQADLDTLVIAVGGGGLISGVATAARMIRPGIRIIGVEPTGAPTLFESLKQKEVVTLPAVNTAATSLAPRQSSALNVDLIGKNVDRIVLVSDDEMRHAAGWMWRELGLSVELSAAAGLAAVMQNRLGDGDMGKTGIVVCGTGTDGQ, encoded by the coding sequence GTGATTCAGCTTCAGGATTTTCGCGCGGCACGCCGGTTAATTTCGCCACATATGCGAGTGACACCGGTTTTTGCCATTGGCAAGCCCGATTTCGGAACGGGATTTTCCGATGCCAGTGCTATGCCCAATCTTTTCCTGAAACTGGAAAACCTTCAGGTATCCGGCTCCTTTAAGGCGCGCGGGGCGATGAATGCCGCGCTGAACCTGGATGAAAGCGTTCGCCAGAAGGGTCTGGTAACGGCATCGGGCGGTAATCATGGCATGGGGGTGATCAATGCTGCCCGGGTGCTGAAAGTACCGGTCAAAATCTTTTTGCCGACCAACACCCCCAAGCCCAAGGTGACAAAGCTGCGCAAGTCCGGTGTGGATGTGACGCTGACCGGAACGGTATGGGATGAAGCCAACCATGCCGCGATCACCCATGCGCGCGATACCGGCATGGCCTATATCCACCCCTTTGCCGATCCTAACGTGATTGCCGGGCAGGGCACCATCGCGCTTGAGCTTTTGGAGCAACAGGCCGACCTGGATACCCTGGTGATTGCCGTTGGCGGTGGCGGGCTTATTTCCGGTGTGGCAACGGCAGCACGAATGATCCGCCCCGGTATTCGCATTATCGGGGTGGAACCGACGGGCGCGCCAACCCTGTTTGAAAGCCTGAAACAAAAAGAAGTGGTGACATTACCGGCGGTCAATACCGCGGCAACCAGTTTGGCCCCGCGTCAATCCTCGGCCCTGAATGTTGATTTGATTGGCAAAAATGTCGATCGCATCGTTTTGGTTTCGGATGATGAGATGCGCCATGCGGCAGGCTGGATGTGGCGCGAACTGGGCCTGTCGGTGGAGCTTTCGGCGGCGGCGGGGCTTGCGGCGGTGATGCAAAACCGGTTGGGCGACGGGGATATGGGAAAAACCGGTATTGTTGTGTGTGGTACTGGTACCGACGGCCAATAA
- the rpmF gene encoding 50S ribosomal protein L32, translating to MAVPKSKVTKSRQGMRRSHHKLAAGSYREDKETGELHRPHHVDLKTGMYRGRQVVEPKM from the coding sequence ATGGCAGTGCCAAAAAGTAAAGTGACCAAGTCCCGTCAGGGCATGCGTCGCTCGCATCACAAGCTCGCCGCGGGCTCGTACCGCGAAGACAAAGAAACCGGCGAACTGCATCGCCCGCACCACGTTGACCTGAAGACCGGTATGTACCGTGGTCGTCAGGTCGTCGAACCGAAGATGTAA